Proteins from a genomic interval of Kitasatospora kifunensis:
- a CDS encoding DUF2637 domain-containing protein has protein sequence MSFSSTQLAWAVIGGTALLVIAVLAATLRFKTAKTQENGDSWERSEERRRRKEMVYGISSYVLLFCCAGVAAALSFHGLVGFGTQNLGLSGGWEYLVPFGLDGAAMFCSVLAVREASHGDAALGSRLLVWLFAFASAWFNWVHAPRGGDHAGAPQFFSGMSISAAVLFDRALKQTRRAALREQGLIPRPLPQIRIVRWLRAPRETYAAWSLMLLENVRSLDEAVEEVREERQAKLDAKVQARSADRRERAELKAISRGGVLARARGGRQVPALTAGAGDGQPATEPALADTEDPMAKVGPSALEPAALSASPRRTAVGGSRTGTSTSSIDLTAEDDTLSMPKLDSPFDSLERKLRAMEKRLG, from the coding sequence ATGTCATTCTCGTCCACACAGCTGGCCTGGGCCGTCATCGGCGGCACGGCTCTGCTCGTCATAGCCGTCCTGGCCGCCACGCTGCGTTTCAAGACCGCCAAGACCCAGGAGAACGGGGACTCCTGGGAGCGCAGCGAGGAGCGCCGTCGCCGCAAGGAGATGGTGTACGGGATCTCCTCCTACGTGCTGCTCTTCTGCTGCGCGGGGGTCGCGGCCGCGCTCTCCTTCCACGGCCTGGTCGGCTTCGGCACCCAGAACCTGGGCCTGTCGGGCGGCTGGGAGTACCTGGTTCCGTTCGGCCTGGACGGCGCCGCGATGTTCTGCTCGGTGCTCGCCGTGCGCGAGGCCAGCCACGGTGACGCGGCGCTCGGCTCGCGCCTGCTGGTGTGGCTCTTCGCCTTCGCCTCGGCCTGGTTCAACTGGGTGCACGCGCCGCGCGGCGGCGACCACGCGGGTGCGCCGCAGTTCTTCTCCGGCATGTCGATCTCGGCGGCCGTGCTCTTCGACCGCGCGCTCAAGCAGACCCGCCGCGCGGCGCTGCGCGAGCAGGGCCTGATACCGCGTCCGCTGCCGCAGATCCGCATCGTGCGCTGGCTGCGCGCGCCGCGCGAGACCTACGCGGCCTGGTCGCTGATGCTGCTGGAGAACGTCCGCAGCCTGGACGAGGCCGTCGAGGAGGTCCGCGAGGAGCGCCAGGCGAAGCTGGACGCCAAGGTGCAGGCGCGCAGCGCGGATCGCCGTGAGCGGGCCGAGCTGAAGGCGATCTCCCGGGGCGGCGTGCTCGCCCGGGCCCGCGGCGGGCGCCAGGTGCCCGCGCTGACTGCCGGCGCCGGGGACGGCCAGCCCGCTACGGAGCCTGCTCTAGCCGATACCGAGGACCCGATGGCCAAGGTCGGCCCCTCCGCGCTGGAGCCCGCCGCGCTCTCGGCCTCCCCGCGCCGCACGGCGGTCGGCGGCAGCCGCACCGGCACGAGCACGAGCAGCATCGACCTGACCGCCGAGGACGACACCCTCTCGATGCCCAAGCTCGACTCCCCCTTCGACTCCCTGGAGCGCAAGCTGCGCGCCATGGAGAAGCGCCTGGGCTGA
- a CDS encoding DUF475 domain-containing protein produces MFLRTFGWSFATTVAGLIAAGLIWGAEGFGVVLILAILEISLSFDNAVVNATVLKRMSPFWQKIFLTVGVLIAVFGMRLLFPLLVVGLTAHIGPSTVIDLALNSGHTYHGLTYGQHLEAANPAIAAFGGTFLLMIFLDFILEEKDFHWLRWIERPLERIGRLEALSSVIALVALALAARFFAAGHAETVLLAGLLGLATYLAVNGLSGVFESGLESEESEESAESAEDSDEEGAAGAAKPGKSLVQVAGKAAFFLFLYLEVLDASFSFDGVVGAFAISNDIFQITLGLGIGAMYIRSLTVFLVRKGTLDDYVYLEHGAHYAIGALAAILLISIEYKIPEIVTGLIGVAFIGAALGSSMVRNRRSSALEAAAEREPTAVGGR; encoded by the coding sequence CTGGAGATCTCCCTCTCGTTCGACAACGCGGTGGTCAATGCCACGGTCCTGAAGCGGATGAGCCCGTTCTGGCAGAAGATCTTCCTGACGGTGGGTGTGCTGATCGCGGTCTTCGGTATGCGGTTGCTCTTCCCGCTGCTGGTCGTAGGCCTGACCGCGCACATCGGCCCGAGCACGGTGATCGACCTCGCGCTCAACTCGGGCCACACGTACCACGGTCTGACCTACGGTCAGCATCTGGAGGCCGCCAACCCGGCGATCGCCGCGTTCGGCGGGACCTTCCTGCTGATGATCTTTCTCGACTTCATCCTCGAGGAGAAGGACTTCCACTGGCTGCGCTGGATCGAGCGTCCGCTGGAGCGGATCGGCCGGCTGGAGGCGCTCTCCTCGGTGATCGCGCTGGTCGCGCTGGCGCTGGCCGCCCGCTTCTTCGCCGCGGGGCACGCCGAGACGGTCCTGTTGGCGGGGCTGCTGGGCCTGGCCACCTACCTCGCGGTCAACGGGCTCTCGGGGGTCTTCGAGTCGGGGCTGGAGTCCGAGGAGTCCGAGGAGTCCGCGGAGTCCGCGGAGGACAGTGACGAGGAGGGCGCAGCGGGGGCCGCGAAGCCCGGCAAGTCGCTGGTCCAGGTGGCCGGGAAGGCCGCGTTCTTCCTCTTCCTCTACCTGGAGGTGCTGGACGCCTCCTTCTCCTTCGACGGGGTGGTCGGCGCCTTCGCGATCTCCAACGACATCTTCCAGATCACCCTGGGCCTGGGCATCGGGGCGATGTACATCCGCTCGCTGACCGTCTTCCTGGTCCGCAAGGGCACCCTGGACGACTACGTCTACCTGGAGCACGGCGCCCACTACGCGATCGGCGCGCTGGCGGCGATCCTGCTGATCTCGATCGAGTACAAGATCCCGGAGATCGTCACCGGGCTGATCGGCGTGGCCTTCATTGGCGCCGCGCTCGGCTCCTCGATGGTGCGCAACCGGCGATCATCGGCCCTGGAGGCGGCGGCCGAGCGGGAGCCGACGGCGGTCGGCGGGCGGTAG